Sequence from the Clostridium butyricum genome:
AACAAAAATACTCCATACTCCAGAAGGATGGAGTTCCATATCGTATCCTGACCAATCATTAAATGTTCCAACAAGCAAAACTCTTTCAGCATTAGGTGCGTATACAGTAAATCTTACTCCATGCTGTTGGTATTCATACGAAAAATGAGCCCCAAAAGTATTATATGCATCAAGAGAATTACCCTGAAGAATATTATTAATTTCATTATTATTAATCATAAATGTTACCTCAATATACCATATTATATATATATAATTTTAACAATTTAAAATATATAAACCAATTGTTTTTAGCTTTTTTATTGTAAAGTCTAAATATTATAATTGGAATTTATATAAAATCATAAAAATTCAGAAAATTAAGAAAATGTGTTGCAAACATTTACAAAAGGTTGTATAATGTAATCAAGATAAGAAGTGATTTATCTTAGTGAACTGACACTTAAATCCGGCAGAGAATCATATCCATAAAGGTATGATGTTGGTGCCAGGCAACAAAAAAACCTGGGAGCAAAGCATGACATAAGGGCATGCACATGTTGGCGGACAACTTAAAAATCAGTTTCTAAGAAGGAGCTATCATTTTAACAGAGTTTATTTGTTAAAGGATGGCTCTTTTCGATGTATAGAAAATTATAATGATAGCATAATGCTTAAAGGTATATGATGAACTATGAATTTTAAAATTGCAATATATAGAATCATTATCTTAAATATAAAAAATTATATATTAGAGAAAAAATAGTAAAGTATAAAAGATGAGCTTCATATAATACAATATAGGAAAATTTAAGATTAAATTAATATTTTTCTATGCATTATTAATAAGGGGATAATATTATGATAGCTTCAGGATTGGGTTCTTCAATAAACATGTTATTTGTTACCTTGATTGTGAGCGGGATATTACTTTTATTATTACTTTTATTTTATTATATTTCATTGGCTGTAGATTCATGGGAAGTCAGGAATGGTGGCAATGAAGAGAAGAAAACAGATTTAATTAATTCAGATGTTAGTGAAGAAGGCATTAAGGAGATAGAAGAAGAAAAAATTATAGAAGGTAAAAATAAAGAATAAGCAATATGAAAAAGTTTACTAGAATGAAAGGATTTAAGCAGTGAGAGATATATGTAGTTTTCTCACTGTTATTTTTAAGTAAAGTTTAATAGTTAAGATAAACTAGGATTGATTTGATGTTAAATAGTAAACTTGAAATAAGCATAAAGAATCTATATACTAGACATTATAAATAAATCGGAAACTGGAGATAGGTGAATGAAAAAATTCAAGAAAATTTATATAGAAATAACTAATGTGTGCAATTTAAGTTGTAATTTTTGTCCTAAAACTTCTAGAAAATATGAATTTATGAATAAAGATTCTTTTGAAGAAATAATAAAAAAAATTAAAGGTCATACAGATCATGTATATTTTCATTTGATGGGGGAACCCTTTTTAAATAAAAACTTAGAACATTTTTTAGATATTAGTGGAGAAAATAATCTTAAAGTTAACATAACAACTAATGGAACATTGATAAATAATGTTAAAAATATTCTTATTCAATCCAAGAGCTTAAGACAAATAAATATTTCTCTTCATAGTTTTGAGGCTAATGATAATGAAACAAATTTTCAGGAATATATACAAAATATAATAAACTTTATCAAGGAAACATCAGAAAAAACAGAGATAATATGTTCTTTAAGGTTATGGAATTTAGATGGTAAATATAAAGCAAGTAATGATATGAATATAGATATATTTAAATTATTTGAAGAGGAATTTAATTTAGATACAAAACTCAATGAAGTTTTTAAAGAAAAACACAGTTTTAAATTAAAAGACAGAGTGTATATAAGTATGGGAGAAAAGTTTAAATGGCCATCTCTCAAAGATGAAGAACTTGGCGAGAGAGCCTTTTGTTATGGATTAAGAGATCAAATAGGCATTCTTGTTGATGGAACTGTAGTTCCTTGCTGTCTTGATAGTGAAGGAAGTATACCATTAGGAAACATATTCACACAAGATTTAGAAAGTATAGTAAATTCAGAAAGAGCTGTTGCTATATATAATGGATTTT
This genomic interval carries:
- a CDS encoding radical SAM/SPASM domain-containing protein, coding for MKKFKKIYIEITNVCNLSCNFCPKTSRKYEFMNKDSFEEIIKKIKGHTDHVYFHLMGEPFLNKNLEHFLDISGENNLKVNITTNGTLINNVKNILIQSKSLRQINISLHSFEANDNETNFQEYIQNIINFIKETSEKTEIICSLRLWNLDGKYKASNDMNIDIFKLFEEEFNLDTKLNEVFKEKHSFKLKDRVYISMGEKFKWPSLKDEELGERAFCYGLRDQIGILVDGTVVPCCLDSEGSIPLGNIFTQDLESIVNSERAVAIYNGFSGRKAVEDLCKKCGFINRVR